The DNA window GAAGGCGAATACCCGGCGACGCAGGTCTGGCTATGGGGTCAGGGCAGCCGCCCTGCTCTGGTTCCGTTCCGCGAACGATACGGCGTTGCAGGAGCCGTTATCACAGCTGTCGATCTGCTTCGCGGAATCGGCCGGCTGATTGGGTGGGATGTGATCGAAGTCGAAGGAGCAACCGGATATCTCGACACTGATTACGCCGCCAAGGGGCGAGCCGCAATCGAAACACTCAAGGGGGGAGCCGACTTCGTCGTTGTCCATGTCGAAGCGACCGACGAAGCCTCGCATGAAGGCGACTGCCACGCCAAGCTGGAAGCCCTGTATGAGATCGACGACAAGATTGTCGCTCCGTTGCACGAATACCTGCGGTCGCAGGGAGACTATCGACTGCTGATCTCGCCCGACCACCCGACCTTCCTGCGAACCAAGACACACAGCCACGGCTATGTGCCGTTCGCAATCACCGGTCAGGGAATCACGCCGGATGACAATACGACCTATGACGAAGTCGCCGCGGAGTACGGAGAAACCTTCAAAGAAGGTCATCTGCTGATGGATCGTTTCCTGCATCAGTAAATCTTCGGCGTGAGGTGAAATCGTCGTGCCGTCTCCGCAACAGTCTTTGTTCCTGCAACGGTCGGTTTATCTACTGTTGTTGATCGCCTTTGCGTTGCGCATGGCGATGATTCTTTTGCGGTTCGACGAACTCCAGCAGGATCGCGACCTGTATCTGGGGCTGGCGGAGAAGATCTGGCAGGGAGCCGGATTTCTCAACCCGTTCACAGACGAGCCGACCGCGTTTCGTCCGCCGATGTACGTCTTTCTGGTCGCTCTGTTTCGCGGCATCGCGGGCGACTGGGGCCTTGCCCTTCTCCACGGAGCGGCCGGCATGGTAACGGTCTGGGCGACCTGCCGCTGCGGATTTGAGATGTCACTCCGCTGGGGAGCCATCGCTGCCGGGACGATTGTCGCTCTCGATCCCCTGTTGATTCGTTACAGCTCTCTGGCGATGACAGAAGTCGTCTTCACGGCATTGCTCAGTTTGACAATGCTCTGCTGGTTCTACAGTCGCCGAAGCTTTGGGCTCACTGTATTGACCGGACTCAGTTTTGGTGTCTCAGCACTCTGCCGCCCGACGATCTGGCCGATGCTGCTGGTGATTCCTGTTCTAGCGGCGCTCGGTCGACTGCTCTGGAAGGCGGGACGCCAGGAAGATCTGGAGTTCGCCAGCTGGAAGTTTCTGCTGGGGCATCTGTTCGTAGTCGGACTGACCGCTTTTCTGGTCGTACTCCCCTGGGGGCTCCGCAATCAGCTGGTGCTCGGACAGTTCAAGATGACGACCACTCACGGCGGGTACACCCTCCTGCTCGGAAACAACAGCACCTTCTACGAGGCTGTCGTGCAGAAGCCGCTCGGGACGACCTGGGGCGATTACCCGGTTGAAGATCCTCGCAGCCAGACGCAGTGGTACGGGCGGCTCACTCAAGAATTGAACGATCAGGGGCTGACAGGCGAATTCGAGCGGGACAAGGCTCAATACGATCTGGCTTTTCAGGAGATCTCGGAAAACCCCGGCGTGTTTCTGCAGTCCTGTCTGCTTCGGCAATTGCGGCTCTGGTCTCCCGTTCCTCAAGGGGAAGAAGCGAACGCTCTGCCGGGAGTCGTCTTCTTCGGGCTATGGATGTTCTATGGCACCCTCTACGTTCTGGCCATCGCCGGGATTACGATCTCTTTACGATTGAAACGCGAGCCATGGCCCCTGATCTGGCTTCTCGCAATGATCATCACGCTCGCTGTGGTGCACACGTTTTACTGGTCGAACGCCCGGATGAGGGCTCCGTTGATTCCCGCTCTGGCACTTCTCGCGGGAGTCACTGTTGATCTGGTTGTTTGTCGCCTGAATCGCCGTGCGAAGGCGAAGTCCACTCCCGTCTGATGTAAGAACTCCCGATTCGAAAGGTCGCTCATGAGATCATTCCTTTGGATTCTCTGCTTCGTGTTCTGCTCTCCCGCCCTGCTCCACGCCCAGGAAGTGATCAAACTCTGGCCGGACAATCCGCCCGGGGAACCTCTCGAAGTCGGACCGGAAGAGGATATTACCAAGCCCAACGATCGACTGATCGCCGGCAAACGGATTATCAAACTGGCCAACGTGGCCGAACCAGAAGTGCATGTCTATCTCCCGCCTCAAGAGAAACGGAACGGGACGTCCGTCGTCATCTGTCCGGGCGGCGGCTTTAGTATTCTGGCCTGGGATCTGGAAGGAACTGAAGCTGCGGAATGGCTCAACAACCTTGGGGTAACTGCGGTTGTGCTGAAATATCGGGTTCCGACACGAAATCGCGACGTCAAATGGGAAGCGGCTGCCCAGGACGCTCAACGTGCGATCAGCCTGGTTCGCTCTCGGTCGGAAGAATGGATGCTGAATCCCGATCGAGTCGGCGTTCTCGGCTTCTCAGCGGGCGGGCATACGGCCGCTCGTGCGGCTCTTGCTGGTGAAAAACGCTACTACGAAACGCAGGACGATATCGACAAATGGGATTGTCGTCCCAACATGGCCATGCTGATTTACCCGGCCTATCTGGATGAAGGCGACGGAGCGACACTGGCCGACGGTTTGGTCGTGAATGCTTCGAGCCCGCAGATGTTCATAGTCCATGCGTTCGACGATCGCATTTCGGTCACCGGAAGTCTTGCGCTGGCTCTCGAACTGAAGCAGGCCGGCGTCGCCTTCGACCTGCATGTTTACGACACCGGCGGGCACGGCTACGGACTGCGTCCAGTTCCCGATCAACCGGTGACAAGCTGGCCGAATCGCTGTGCTGACTGGATGAAGCGAAACGGCTGGCTGAAAGCGGAAGTCGAAACGAACTCAAAAGCGAAGCAGTCGGAGCAATAACCGGCAGACTTGCGAGCCTTGAATCTGAAGTTCAGACGATGTCGTCCTGCCTTAGGGAGTGCAGACACTGGCTTCGGATTTCAGGTCGCAGGTGTTGACCGCTCGAACGGAATAGCTTTCCGCTGCATCAGCATCGGGGATCGTGACCGTCATCTCGGCAAGCGGGGCGTTCGGGGTGTCGTGATAAGAGATGCCCTGAAACAGGTAGTGTCCGAACGTGGCCTGCGGCGTTTCCGGCAGCGCCGCGATCGGCTCGCCATCGTGTTCGATGACGAAGCCCTTGAGTCCACTCTCCAGGTCAGCTGTGGCGGTCCAGGTCAACGTCAGTGACTGATCATCGTTCCGTTGACCCCGGACATTGGCAGGCGGCGGTGGTGGAGTCCGATCGTCGGCGAGGCCCGCGTGGAGGTATCCTTCCAGGCGACGAGACATTTCTCCGTGCCATTGATCCAGCGCAGCAACCGCTGGACGCAATTGATCGGCTGGGTCGGTCGGCAGCCGATGTTCGAGCCAGAAGTCGAAAAACGGAATCGCCAGAAAACGCGAACCGCCGCACTCATGGCTCGTATTCGGATCAGCCGCAAACTCGAAAAATGTGGCTCCCTGTTCCTGATACGCCTTCTGCATCGCCAATAGTCCTGTCCACGCCGCCTGAAAGCGTTCATGGTCTCTCTCTTTGACTCCCGGATTGGCCATCATGGGGATCCGGTAAGCGGCATCCGGAATGTTGGGGACTTCAATATCGCCTTTGGTCCAGTAGCCAAAGGCGGTTCCGGATCGAAACCAGATTGCCACGATTCGCTCGGGATGTTCGACCTGCATAAGCGACGACCAGAAGCCCCCGCCCGAATGCCCCCAGAGGCACCAGGGAGCGGTTTCAAGTTCGCGGTGTCCGGCCAGGTCTGAGAAATCTCCGAGAGCCTGAAGGAATCGCGCGCCCGAGCCGTTCCGGGGATCACACCAGAGGCGGCAGTTAATACCCTCTCGAGGTTCATAGGAGCTTCCCAGGAGTGCGCAGTCCCACTTCGCGGCCAGGGCCTGCCACTGCAGATCATCGGCTGCAGTCTGTCCGCCCACAGAGGCCCCGACTCCACAACCGTGTTGATGCACGATGACACCCCGGACCGTTTCGACGCCATCCGGAATCCACAGATAGTAGTCGACGGAAATCCGCAGGGCTCCCGGCGTAAGATCAGCCGGATAATGTGCCTGATAGATCGTCCCCTGATGAGACTTCCGCTGCGAAGTTTTCGTTTGGCGTTCCTGCTCGACCAGGGTTCTGATCTGCTCGTCGAGTTCGGCGGCTTTGTTTTTTGCCTCTTCGACCGGGAGCCCCGGTTTGACGCTCGGCCGCTTGTGTCCGACATCCGAGAGGTAAGCATCGTGCAAGATCCGTTGTTTGTGGTGGATCAGATCGAACAGCTGATCCGGGATTTCTGATCGTGAAGAGATATTCCACGCGGAAAGGATCTGATCAGCGATCATTCGATGTCCGACACGATTGCAGTGGACTCCATCCGGAGCCAGTGTGAAATCGGAGTCTTTCTTTCGCTCAGCCTGAGTGTAGGCATTCAGCGGCGTGTGCAGATCGATCACCATCTCAGCCCCGATTTTCGACTGCTGGAGCCAGTCGCTATACCGGGACAGGACGTTGTCGTAGCCCTCGAAAGGCGCGTAGTAGGCGTATTCCTCCGCACCAGCCGGTCGTGTCTTCTCTTTCACGGGATGGGAATCAAACGGAGGCGGCGTGAGAATAATCGCTTTCGCTCCGGCTGCGTGGGCCTTCTCGACAATGCTCCTGATCCCGGCCTGATACTCCTTGAAGCGGTCTTCGGCGAATGGGTAGTAGATCCCGTCGTTCATGCCGTAGCAGGCGACGACCACATCCGGCTTCAGCTTCTTCAGAGCCCGGTCAATCCGTTCATGA is part of the Rubinisphaera margarita genome and encodes:
- a CDS encoding ArnT family glycosyltransferase, with amino-acid sequence MPSPQQSLFLQRSVYLLLLIAFALRMAMILLRFDELQQDRDLYLGLAEKIWQGAGFLNPFTDEPTAFRPPMYVFLVALFRGIAGDWGLALLHGAAGMVTVWATCRCGFEMSLRWGAIAAGTIVALDPLLIRYSSLAMTEVVFTALLSLTMLCWFYSRRSFGLTVLTGLSFGVSALCRPTIWPMLLVIPVLAALGRLLWKAGRQEDLEFASWKFLLGHLFVVGLTAFLVVLPWGLRNQLVLGQFKMTTTHGGYTLLLGNNSTFYEAVVQKPLGTTWGDYPVEDPRSQTQWYGRLTQELNDQGLTGEFERDKAQYDLAFQEISENPGVFLQSCLLRQLRLWSPVPQGEEANALPGVVFFGLWMFYGTLYVLAIAGITISLRLKREPWPLIWLLAMIITLAVVHTFYWSNARMRAPLIPALALLAGVTVDLVVCRLNRRAKAKSTPV
- a CDS encoding alpha/beta hydrolase, producing the protein MRSFLWILCFVFCSPALLHAQEVIKLWPDNPPGEPLEVGPEEDITKPNDRLIAGKRIIKLANVAEPEVHVYLPPQEKRNGTSVVICPGGGFSILAWDLEGTEAAEWLNNLGVTAVVLKYRVPTRNRDVKWEAAAQDAQRAISLVRSRSEEWMLNPDRVGVLGFSAGGHTAARAALAGEKRYYETQDDIDKWDCRPNMAMLIYPAYLDEGDGATLADGLVVNASSPQMFIVHAFDDRISVTGSLALALELKQAGVAFDLHVYDTGGHGYGLRPVPDQPVTSWPNRCADWMKRNGWLKAEVETNSKAKQSEQ
- a CDS encoding SGNH/GDSL hydrolase family protein, with translation MKTLRLLLMLCVSTSASSARAEAPPAFPLDAERILFLGDSITHAGGYIAYVEAELRLQGLSPRPELINLGLSSETCTGLSEPDHPFPRPDVHERIDRALKKLKPDVVVACYGMNDGIYYPFAEDRFKEYQAGIRSIVEKAHAAGAKAIILTPPPFDSHPVKEKTRPAGAEEYAYYAPFEGYDNVLSRYSDWLQQSKIGAEMVIDLHTPLNAYTQAERKKDSDFTLAPDGVHCNRVGHRMIADQILSAWNISSRSEIPDQLFDLIHHKQRILHDAYLSDVGHKRPSVKPGLPVEEAKNKAAELDEQIRTLVEQERQTKTSQRKSHQGTIYQAHYPADLTPGALRISVDYYLWIPDGVETVRGVIVHQHGCGVGASVGGQTAADDLQWQALAAKWDCALLGSSYEPREGINCRLWCDPRNGSGARFLQALGDFSDLAGHRELETAPWCLWGHSGGGFWSSLMQVEHPERIVAIWFRSGTAFGYWTKGDIEVPNIPDAAYRIPMMANPGVKERDHERFQAAWTGLLAMQKAYQEQGATFFEFAADPNTSHECGGSRFLAIPFFDFWLEHRLPTDPADQLRPAVAALDQWHGEMSRRLEGYLHAGLADDRTPPPPPANVRGQRNDDQSLTLTWTATADLESGLKGFVIEHDGEPIAALPETPQATFGHYLFQGISYHDTPNAPLAEMTVTIPDADAAESYSVRAVNTCDLKSEASVCTP